GGTGTCCTATCAGTCCCTTAAAAAGTATGGCAGAGATCTGACAGAAGCAGCAATGGCCAATGAGTTAGATCCTGTGATagggagagacaaggaagtcCGACGCGTCATTCAGATCCTCAGTCGCCGCACTAAGAACAATCCCATCATCCTTGGCGACCCTGGCGTTGGGAAGACCGCTATTGCCGAGGGTCTTGCACAGCGGATTGTCTCCGGGGACGTCCCAGACACTTTGGCAGGCCGCCAGCTTATCTCGCTCGATCTAGGTGCGTTATTGGCGGGTGCGAAGCTGAGAGGCGAGTTCGAAGAGAGACTGAAAAGTGTGATCAGGGAGGTTCAGGAGAGTTCAGGACAGATTATTCTCTTCATAGACGAAATTCATATGGTTGTTGGTGCCGGGTCCGCCGGCGAAAGCGGCATGGATGCTGGGAATATTCTGAAACCCATGCTGGCACGAGGCGAACTCAGGTGCATCGGAGCGACAACTCTCGATGAATACAGAAAATATATTGAGAAAGACAAGGCGCTCGAACGTCGATTCCAAGTAGTACTTGTTGACGAACCCCGAGTGGAAGATGCTCTGTCTATTCTCCGAGGCCTCAAGGAACGCTACGAGATGCACCATGGAGTTAGCATTCGTGATTCGGCCCTTGTAGCAGCCTGCGTCCTTTCCAATCGGTACATCCAAGGTGAGAGGAGCCTCATGATTTTGCGCGACGTAACAACAACTGTGCGTTTTGGCGATCCGTATTCTTAAATGAATGTGAGCGGTCGCTGTTATGTCACACGCGAATTCCTTCTGCTCGTATAGAACGGCAAATGGAAGGAGGGGCCCTTttggcgaggagagaagcgaacccATACTGCAGCagcttttccttttcccaTTTTCGCTTGCAGATCGTTTCCTGCCCGACAAGGCGATTGACTTGATCGACGAAGCGGCTTCCAAGATTAAGATCGAGGTGACGTCAAAGCCGACGCGTTTAGATGAGATTGACCGCAAGCTTATGCAGctggagatggagaagatATCGATCGTGTCAGACATGAAAGGCGGGCAGGACGCAGCTGAGCAGCAGCGGCTCCAAACGTTGGAGAAAAAAATGGCTGAtctaaaagaagagcagTCGCGGTTGAATGCGATTTGGGAACAAGAGCGGGCGGAGATCGAGAAGATTGCAGATCTTAAGCAAGAGATCGACGAAGCGAAGGTGGAGCAGCAGAAAGCCGAAAGGGAATACAATCTGAACAAGGCAGCTCAGATACGGTACGGCAAGATCCCAGAGTTGACGCAGAAGCTCGCGACTTTGGAGGCAGCGGCTAAACGAGAAGAACTTTCCTCCTCGCGGCTTCTGAGAGACACAGTCACAGCAGAAGACATTGCGCAAGTCGTTGGGTCATGGACGGGGATTCCCGTTAGTCGTCTCGTagaaggggagagggagaagcttCTGGGTTTGGAAAAGGCACTGAACGACCGGGTCATTGGCCAGGAAGAAGGCGTTCGTTCTGTGGCTGAAGCGATTCAGAGGTCCAGAGCAGGTCTGTGCGACCCAAATCGGCCGATTGCCTCGCTGGTCTTTTTAGGCCCTACGGGTGTCGGCAAGACTGAACTGTGTAAGGCTCTTGCAAGACAGCTTTTTGACACCGAAGAGGCCCTGCTTCGATTCGACATGTCCGAGTATATGGAGAAGCACTCGACTGCGCGCCTCATTGGAGCCCCGCCTGGCTACATTGGCTTCGACAAAGGTGGGCAGTTGACAGAGGCTGTGCGGCGGAGGCCGTACTCCGTGCTGCTGTTCGACGAAATGGAGAAGGCGCACCCGGAAGTCTTCAACATCTTCCTGCAAATTCTGGAAGATGGAATTCTCACGGACAGCCACGGCCACACCGTGAGCTTCAAGAACTGCATCATCATCTTCACGTCCAACATGGGCAGCGATCTGCTCCTCCAGGCCTCAGGCACcaaggacagagaggaagtcACCCAGGCCCTGATGGAAATCGTTCGGAGGCACTTGCGCCCGGAGCTGGTGAATCGGATGGATGAATTCGTTGTCTTCAATCCTCTAAGTGAGGCGAATCTCTTCGGCATATTCGACCTCGAAGTAGCCAAGCTGCAAGCCCGCCTCACTGACCGCCGCCTAACTCTGAGCGTCACCCACCGGGCCAAGGCGGACATTGTCCAGGCTGCCTACGACCCGAACTTCGGCGCCAGACCACTGAGGCGGGCGGTGCAGCACACCCTGGagacgcctctctctcggctgaTTCTTTCGGGGTCGATTAGCAACGGCCGTCGCGTTGGCGTTGCGTCGAAGCAGGAGGAGCTGCCGGTCTCAAGTGAGAAGATCGAGGATTCCAAGATTCCAGAGAACctccagttttttctctaTCCTCAAGAAGGCACGGCGCAGCACATGCTTGCCAGTGGCGATACGGGCGACGCTACCAAGGACACGGGGGAAACGGCTGCGTTCTCGTGACGGGAAAAAATGAGGATCAACGGCGATCCGGGCTTGCGTTTTCAGCGTCCCCGGCCGATATGGCGACGCGGCGGGAAAAAACGATGGGAAATAGTGGTTGGGGTACATGATCTGTGGAGCTCGAAAATCcgtctttcctgtttttccaATGCCGCGAACGAATGTCGCAGTGAAAAAAAACATCTAGCTGGCCACTGTCGGGAATAGGCTGTTGCAGTGACCAATCGGAGACACTTCGTGACAGGCGGAAAGTGAAGGAGAGTTTTGGTAAGACTAGAGGGTGTTTTTTTATACTTTCCTCCACATCGTAGGTCGCAGCAAACGGCAACTTTGTGAAGCAGATGAACCGCGCAAAATGATCAGAGGCAATTTATTTGCACGTGCAGCGGTGCGTCGTTCCTTTTACCAGTTCAGATTCTTGCGTTTTTCAGTCGTGTGCAGTCATCGAATTTACACAACACTTCGTGCCATGTGTCATTTCCTTCCAGGTTTTCGTGCTGCATACAGGTTTGCATGTGAACCCTTTTTCGTCGTGTGCACTTTGGGCCAAATTACAAGTAAGATGGAGATAGCTTTCCACACCGATGTGCAGTAGTTTTTCGGCTGAGCCTAGTTGGGATGATTACAGTACGTGGGCTACTACCATCTATAAGGGCTGTGAATTTCCGCCAACACTCTGCAGACAGAAGCTGAAGCTGTCTGATCACCTCCAGTTTTTCTCTACCAACAAGAAACCGGGGGCCCAACGTTCGGTGGTACTTTTGCCTGGTGTGCCTCATGGAAGAGCGAGATGGGCAGACGGGACGCTTGGAAATGTACGTTCCAAACGCCCTAGCAAGACTGTCCAGGAAACAAAAACAATGGTGCAGGTTCAGTCGCGTAGTTGCAGGTTCTTCCATCCCTTGATGGGGAGGTCGATAAAAAACACGTCAAAATTGACAACAgggctctccttcttcaacCGCTTTTCGGATGTGTGGGCCGTACAATTGAAAGAGGCAACGCAGACACGCAAACAAAGTTCGCCTCCGTGGTGGAACATGAAGTGCCCAGACTGCTGCTGTGCTGAAACAAATGCTGGACCTATTCCACGTAAACGCTAGCAAAGAGGACGACTGCCTTGCACAAGTTTAGTTGTGTAACATGTGGCTGGTAGCGTGCTTCTCAGCTGTAggacgccttctctctgtttcgaaACCTGCACGAAGCAAAAATGTTACATTCGCACAAACGTGACACCGACCCGCAACTCGGTTTTCGTATACTCCCACTCGATTTCGCAGGCATAcagtcttctttcttgttaTCGGCAATCGTAGCAGTGACACTCCGTACCCCGTGACAGCTCAGCAACGCTTCCTTGTCAGTTGCGGACACAGGCTTTAAGCATAATTGCCGTTTGCTGTACTGTGCAAATAGAAGGGTGAAACACGTGCGAAAAAGAGTAACCTCGGAAAAATACACCTTCTCGAACTGAAAATTGCGCACGTGTGAGGGTGAAGTGCAAACGCCCTTGTGACAGAACACGGTGACAACGTGAAAGGCTGTTTGAGGAGCTTTCGTTTAGACACTAGTGAATTACAAGCGCTGTGTTTAGAGAACTGAAACCCAGCAAACGCTGCAGTTAAAAGCAGACTGTCTATTCTCTAGCTGAAAAAATTCGACGACGCACCTGTCCAACGCACTGAAGGCCTGCTCTCTGTCGTCCTTTGTACTTCTGCTGGCCTTCTgctccgccttcgcctgtTCCAGCCTCTTGGCCGTGAGAGTCCGAACCTTCTGGTTGTACTGCAGAACCGCCTTCTGATAAGTAAGAGATAAGGCGTGGCGCTCTACACTGCGATGAAAACATGTTGGCTGTCCAATCACGGAAAATCGACTTTTTTACTGGCACAAATGCCACAAAATAGCTGCTATCAGTACATCCTGCGAGTGGATACATAGTCCGTTAAAACGAACAGCAACCTACGATATAACTAGCAGTGGTTCACACTGCGGTCCATCGTTACCCACTCCGCGAAACAGTGCTGGACACGCGCCTGTGTAAACCAAAATTTACCTTTTGCACCTTGGCCGCAGTGTTTCTGCCGCgctgctttgtcttcttcttggtcttcttcatctcggCTTTTTCTGAAGGTAAACACAAAATCAGTAGTATTCCAGTGTGTTGCCGCAGATGCCTCGCTCTTTCACACGTAAAAGTTCTCTATGGCTCCTGAAATGACCGTCGTGTTCTGCCGTGCTTATCGTGAAAACGTCCCAAACGCAAAGCCTCTATTCCTCTCTAGAAGCCTAAATATcctgtacatacatacgaCAGCACTTCAGTGGATGATGCTTCAGTCAGCAGACCAAAATGCGGCATATCACATCATACAGTCCCGTGTCCGTGTTCAACCCTCCCTCCGCAGTGTGCACGATACCGCTTCATGGAATCATACTGAGAGTTCTGCAAGATTGTGCTGTTTTATCCGTGTTTCCACAGCCTCAAACGACATTATAAGCACACGCGGAACAGCAACAACAACGTTGCACGTCCACGACAGGCGAAAAACAACGTTAACTCACCAGCCATCTCgcgttgtttctcttcggccAGAACTGCACGAGGCGCGCTGTCAATTGCACCCACACGGCTGGACTTGTCCACCGTGATCATGTCCggctgcagcttctccaAAAGGGAATGGATTTCGCGTTCTCGCCGTTGCTGCAGAAGCCACATGAAGACACAATCGGAAACCCAATCTAGATTCACACAGCAGCATTTGCTGACAGCCCCTGACCACTTCGTCAGTTTCACTTGAAAGCAACAAGCTGACCAGTCCTTATGGGTATCCGTATCGGCCTCTGCAAGAACGCATCGAGCCTGACCCCGCCTCCTGGCGATGggtctttttttttcgagtCAGTCCAGCAACCGGGCACGTGTTCAGTGCATGCCATATCAAAGGGAAGCTGTGTGAAAAAACGAGGTCGAAATTGGTGTGTACCCAGCATCGCTTTGTGTCGTTTCCGGCTTACCGCAGACGTTTCGTAAGGATTCGCCTCGAAGGTATCGAAGTTTGCGATGCCAGATTGAGGCACCACGATCGTGTCGATTCCCGTGGTCAAGCCCACGGCGCAGAGATCCTCAAAAGGGCGGAACGCCAGACTCTCCACTTGCTGAGCAAATAACACAAGTCTCACGACGTAATTCATATCCGAGAGTTAGCGTTGTGGACGAAACCCACGGTTGGACCCGACAAAACTCTCCGGAAGACACCTCACATCGGAAGACGTCACTCGATGCATTGAAGGTATGCACCAGCTGCGAAGAGTTACTGCCACCTCGGCAGAAAGTTCGCATCACTCTGCCGGGACAGGAACTGTGCTTGGCCTCTCGACGTCATTCCCAGAATGATGCTAGGGCTCTACTCCGCAACTGAACGTTGTGCCCAGCTGTCATGGATGCGAAGTGTTCGGTACTTCCAGAAGCCATTTACCTTCGTTTCAAGAAAAAATCTGACAGCATGCGTGTCTGAGTACCCAGTTCTGGTAAAACAGCAACTCCTACCGCAACGTTTCCCAGTGGGGCATGGGTGTTCCTTCGTCCCCAATTTCACCTTGAACATAGTCGAGCAGAAACACTCCTTACCTTGCTGTCGTAGTGCTGAGTTAGGTACGGCGACCTCGGCTTTGGTGTGCTCCACGCATCCTTCCAGAACTGAACATGAGAACCGAAACCCATTGCGAGCATGCCCGTTTGACTCCATCGGGCTGACGACGGGGGCGATCCAAAATACTGGAACGAGTGAAGAGGCTTGTAAGTTCGCAGATCCCAAATCTTCCAAGAGCCATCGATGcctgagagagaaaatgacATCACAGCAGCAGCTGAGATTTACACACTCTTTCCTCAGTTTCGAATGTGCTGCTGATTGCAGGAAAACTGGAGCCCCATGGAGAGTTTCTAAGTACCCCCAGCAAGCTGCGTGGTTTCCCTGCTGTAAGAACGACATGTTGAAACACACAAGAAAACCTGACCCCGCACAGGCGTGGatgcgagagaagcagactgTCATATCGCAGGGATTCAGCCCATCCCGCAAATGGGCTGGACTGGTAAATCCGACCGCATGGCATGTGTACCACGGGGACGAGCCCCGGTGAATATCGATTTACAGGCATAAATAGGTTGTGCACTTTAAGCTTGTTGACGGACAACCAGCCGAACCTTCTCGCGGCACTCTCGCCTGCGTTAGACACAACCGTCAAGGGTGGAAGTCGTGAGGCGAAAGAGATAACATGCGTTGATCCTGTGCGATGTCTGTGCCCCCACCATGAGAGTCAAGCCAAGTAAACAGCTCCACGAGTTGGTAAGCTGGTGCACCCAGCTTGAAAAATTTCTTGATTATCAAACAGAGGCATGAACGATTTGAGCCCCCGCCACTGCCATCCTTCAACTGTGTGGCAAAGCCACAGCAAACCAGGGAAAAGCGTCCTCGTACCTGAAGTCACCATGTAGTCACGGTAGACGTCGACGCTTGTTACACGGCCTTTGTGGCAAAGAAGCTCGACGGCGGGCTGACGGAAAACATATCGAGGCACACAAAGCACACGGCGAACGTCCCAAACAATTTCGGGCTCGTGCAGACCTGATGTCACCCAACTGATACGCAGAAAACGTCAAAAGAACAATAAAACATGTGTACTTGTTCGCCAAGCCTTCTCACTCACAAGTGAAGCTCGGTGTTTAGAACGCTGTAAAAGTCTTCAGCACCAGCTGCGCCCTTCGCACTATCTGACTGTTTACGAGCTGGACATTGCGTCAGGGAAGGTAAATCGCAGTCGGGATTCCCCTGCTCAACGGAATGCACTTCTGGGTGACAGGGTAAGCAACTCTTCCGAGCATTTGTGTTCTACACGCTGCTGCGTTTAGTTTTTCCTCCCTGAGATATATCAGAAAGACACCTGCTGCCACGTTCAGTCCACTTCTGCAAGCATCGGCCGAAGTGTGACGATTCACTCCCTTCTCTGCCCCCTACGTTTCACCAGAAGAAGCTCGCCCACGTGTTCGGAGGGCAGGGGCTTGAGTGTACGAGTTCGACAATCCTTGCATGCACGACGTCTGCCCAGAACGTCCAACTTGCCTTTCCGAGGTTGGGTGTCCAGAGCGACACAGTTCCTTTTATATGCCCGAGATGCATGACTGCATTGGAGGGATtctgacgcatgcagtcgcagGGGCCTCGCCGAGTTTTGTGGCGCGCCGCGATCTGGCCCGTGGAGATGTCTCGGTAGCTGgaagcatgcagaaacgaacACACTTTTCCAGCCATGGTGGCGTGCACAAAgccagaaaagagaaacatgcCGGAACACGACGTTTGCTGTGGCCCCCTGTGGTGATTGCCGGCACAATCACACAGGGTAATCGGCCGTTCTTGCTCTGGGAGAGGCGCACGCGAAGCTAAGTGTACTTGACTAAGAACGTCGGCATCGAGAAGGTGCCGAAGGTCAGGAAAAACCAATAAAAGCCAccagagacaagagcgagGCCAATGTCTCCGTGATGGGTAACCGCCACAGCTGTTCCAGTTGTCTACTCCAGTGGACTAGATAGGACAGTGGCTCGCTTTTTGCCGGGTAGGGGGCGCCTTGAGTAACCGAAACCGGCTGCCAGCGTCATCCATCAGCACCAATCGGCTATTTGTTCTGACGGTAGCTGTTGACTGTGAACAAAGTGACTTCGCCCCAAGGCTTTgcagctctgcatgcaacccTGGCTGTCCCGCATAAAGGAGAGTTCTTTGGTTCTCGGAACTCACACAAGTTCACCAAACTcgccgacagagacgagaaggtAGTGGTAAGGAAGGAAATCCATTCGGTATGTCATCTGCAGCAACATGAAAGAACATCCACACTTCTTCCTTCATTGACGGCGGGACCAGCGCACGAGCTTACCAGAGGCTAGGCTGTGAGAAGAGCACGGTCACCATGGCCTTTCATCCGCCAAGCAAATCCGAGCAAAACGATGTATGCCTTGCTGACGCTTCCAAttctcgcatgcagttcctctTACGAATCTCACAGGGCCAGGCCATGAGCATCATTCGCCACCTCTTTAGTGCTGCGAAACACCCCCTTGGAAAAAGTTGCCCGCACTGTTATTCCATGCACATCTACGTCTATAAACATGTGTGGGTGCATATGAATATGCGCGACCGGAAGTTCGACGAGCGCGTGTTACCAGTCAGGATCAGGGTTGCTCTCTTTTCTACTGGCCAAACTAGAAAGCCCGCCGTCGTCTTACCATGTGATCTCGGAGGCAGTGGAGCTCGATCCCCTGCTGATCGTAGATGTAAAGATACTTTTTTTGAGCTGCAGCCACAACCACAAAGTGAAAAGGCGCACCTCACTGGCCTTCGAGGTTAACCCTAGAAGACTGGCTTGCTTGAGGAAAGTTCTGGTCAGCAGAAACCCCTTCAGCAGAAAGCTCGAACGAATTCACAAGACCGGCAAATCGCGTGAAACGCCTTCACCAGACGCAAACATGTCTCAAGCTACGCGAAATGTCGGCTAGAAA
This Toxoplasma gondii ME49 chromosome VIII, whole genome shotgun sequence DNA region includes the following protein-coding sequences:
- a CDS encoding chaperone clpB protein, putative (encoded by transcript TGME49_268650) — protein: MLRQGCRCPLRGPAKVAVAFKEAPLSRAVSVNRSSGCSSLVSLRSFSTRGSRLIFSGDFSSRYRGRFGLSYSDLLGFERRPREALDHIPRFMQASCFSAAANTPGFSLKGDDYTDRALEALAGMISLAQEYSPPTLETELLVLSLLNQGEDGLFTMIMKQAGVDLDKLRSGVVDFVERHPTVSDNSTRTLGPVLQKVLSSANSLRLQWHDEYISVEHLAAALADEDSRFLVRFLKESKLTANDIRQAIKAIRGTRRVNTKTPEVSYQSLKKYGRDLTEAAMANELDPVIGRDKEVRRVIQILSRRTKNNPIILGDPGVGKTAIAEGLAQRIVSGDVPDTLAGRQLISLDLGALLAGAKLRGEFEERLKSVIREVQESSGQIILFIDEIHMVVGAGSAGESGMDAGNILKPMLARGELRCIGATTLDEYRKYIEKDKALERRFQVVLVDEPRVEDALSILRGLKERYEMHHGVSIRDSALVAACVLSNRYIQDRFLPDKAIDLIDEAASKIKIEVTSKPTRLDEIDRKLMQLEMEKISIVSDMKGGQDAAEQQRLQTLEKKMADLKEEQSRLNAIWEQERAEIEKIADLKQEIDEAKVEQQKAEREYNLNKAAQIRYGKIPELTQKLATLEAAAKREELSSSRLLRDTVTAEDIAQVVGSWTGIPVSRLVEGEREKLLGLEKALNDRVIGQEEGVRSVAEAIQRSRAGLCDPNRPIASLVFLGPTGVGKTELCKALARQLFDTEEALLRFDMSEYMEKHSTARLIGAPPGYIGFDKGGQLTEAVRRRPYSVLLFDEMEKAHPEVFNIFLQILEDGILTDSHGHTVSFKNCIIIFTSNMGSDLLLQASGTKDREEVTQALMEIVRRHLRPELVNRMDEFVVFNPLSEANLFGIFDLEVAKLQARLTDRRLTLSVTHRAKADIVQAAYDPNFGARPLRRAVQHTLETPLSRLILSGSISNGRRVGVASKQEELPVSSEKIEDSKIPENLQFFLYPQEGTAQHMLASGDTGDATKDTGETAAFS
- a CDS encoding BING4CT (NUC141) domain-containing protein (encoded by transcript TGME49_268640) gives rise to the protein MGTAKASGNEGVASSRQLSQPEIEVTVWDGDEEQVVSGKKQRKPIGKRSRRATSSPSTSTSFQRHEKIASLKGLWNKKLKGRLRTQQKLNDEATRRLRTTELMLFEEEGGLLTEGLEKSYAIPQADIVKEADLGTREKIFSLDLPFGPYAVDFSRNGRHMLIGGKKGSLSLLDCHTFQPLCEINVKETVRDVQILHNHTMWAAAQKKYLYIYDQQGIELHCLRDHMMTYRMDFLPYHYLLVSVGEFGELVYRDISTGQIAARHKTRRGPCDCMRQNPSNAVMHLGHIKGTVSLWTPNLGKPAVELLCHKGRVTSVDVYRDYMVTSGIDGSWKIWDLRTYKPLHSFQYFGSPPSSARWSQTGMLAMGFGSHVQFWKDAWSTPKPRSPYLTQHYDSKQVESLAFRPFEDLCAVGLTTGIDTIVVPQSGIANFDTFEANPYETSAQRREREIHSLLEKLQPDMITVDKSSRVGAIDSAPRAVLAEEKQREMAEKAEMKKTKKKTKQRGRNTAAKVQKKAVLQYNQKVRTLTAKRLEQAKAEQKASRSTKDDREQAFSALDRFRNREKASYS